In the Bacteroidales bacterium genome, GGCCATCACTGCGTCGCTGAGGTTCATGCCCGAGACGTCAAGAATCAGCAATCCACCAAAAACTGCTACAAGTTGCCAGCCAAGTGAGAAAAGCATAAGTCCGCGTATTTCCTGGACTTCCCTGCCAAAGGATTTCCTCAGTCTTTTAAGTGAATAAAATGTAAGTCCGATTCCAACGATCAACACAATGAGTGAGTAAGAAATCACCAGATTGCCGGTTGTGGCGCTGGCAGCCAGAATAGAAAACACAAAGATATGCCCGATAAAAGGAATGTTTATCATGATTGGAGCACGGATGGCTGCTTCAGGGCCAAGGTCGCCGGCTGTACATGCGCCTGTCAGACCCGAATGTGAAAGCGCACCAGCCATGCCCGGCGCCAGGTTGCGCATATGATTGGCTAATCCGAAAAAGATAAGCAGTGAAAGTCCGCCAAACATCCAAAACAATTGCCCGAAAAATCCGAAAGACAACACTGCTGTCATTTCGCTTAACTGGAATGCTTCGGCAATGCGCGATCCCCCAACCATAAAATTAGCTGCAAGCACTATCGGTATGCCGGCAAAAAGAAGTGACCGTATAGTTGGGCCAAACTTCCACTTCACCATTATCATTCCCAGACTAACAGAAATTATCATGGCAAAGAAAATTTCCGGTAACGCAATAAAAGGTTTTATCCATTGCGCTATATACCAGGCTACCACAAGCAACAACAGTATCATCCCCGTTTCGTAAATCCCTTTTCTGATGTAGGTCGCTTTATTTGTAATTTTTGCCCGGTGGTCAATGAGGATAATTGAAGCGACTATTCCAAGGTAACCGAGCAGCGGGTAAAACTTATCGAGGACATCGCCTGTGCTGTGCCCCACGATTACTCTTTTCAACGATTCAATTCCGATAAGTATAAAGAAAGCCCGGATCAGGAACATGAACTGGGTGGCCTTGGTTCCCAGAAAAAGTTCTTCGGAGGACGGGACAACAATATCCTTCGGGTCAATTTTACGGTGCATTAAAAGTTTCCGGATCTCCTGGCCGCCAACAAAGAACGAAGCCATCAAAGCAGTGATGGTTACTTTGCTACCAAGCTCCATAATCGGAAACTCGGGTAAGCCAGGTGTGGCAAGCCCTGTGTTCACAAGAATAAAACCCATGATAAGTCCAAAGACAACAATGATGAGAATGGGCGAATAGCGGGTTCCTGCAACAAAAGTTCTTGAAACCAGCACCATGCTGATGACCAAAAGGAAGGTGAGCCAATATTGGTTCAGGATGTGGACAATAGGGAAGTGATCGGAGAAGAGTTCCATGTATACGAGTTATGTTAGAGTAAAAAATCCACTATGAATGATTCAGGAGTTTAGGGGCCAGAAACTGACCAGTATATGATTGCTTATTGGAAGTCAATTCTTCGGGAGTGCCTTCAGCAACAATATTCCCGCCGGCATCACCGCCCTCAGGACCCAGATCAATAACCCAATCGGCGCACTTGATTACCTCCATGTTGTGTTCGATCACAATTACGGTGTGCTGTCGCTTGATCAGGGCATCAAAAGCAAGCATGAGTTTGTTGATATCATGATAATGCAAACCGGTGGTGGGTTCATCAAAAATAAAAAGGGTTGGGTGAACAGCCTGGCCTTTGGTAAGAAATGATGCCAGCTTGATGCGTTGCGCCTCACCGCCGCTTAGCGTACTTGAAGATTGTCCAAGCCTGAGATAACCCAGTCCGACATCCTGCAAGGGTTGAAGTTTGCTGGTGATACGCTGGCAAATTGTTTCGTTTTCAGCATCGCCGCTAAAAAATTCCAGGGCCTGCGATATAGACATATCAAGCACTTCCGACACATTTTTATCCCTGTAACTTACGTCCAGCACTTCGTCTTTGAAGCGTTTGCCCTGGCAGGTATCGCAGGTGAGTTCAATATCGGCCATGAACTGCATTTCGATGTGAACCACACCTTCACCTTCACATTCTTCGCAACGCCCGCCTTCAATATTAAATGAGAAAATGCCAGGTTTGTAGCCACGCATCTGTGCCAGGGGCTGATTACTGAACAAGGTGCGAACCTCATCCCAGGCCTTCACATAAGTAGCCGGATTTGAACGGGTTGAACGGCCAATGGGGTTCTGATCAACCAACTCAATACCAACGATGCTATAAATATCTCCGTCAAGCCGGTCGAATTTGCCGGTTTTTTCGCTATTGCCGCCATAAATCTTTTTAAGCGCGGAATACAGGATTTTTTTTACCAATGTCGTTTTTCCTGATCCGCTAACACCTGTCACTGCTGTGAGCACTTTGAGCGGGAATTTCACCTGCAGGTTTTTCAGGTTGTTTTCACGGGCTCCTGTTATCTCAATAAATTCCTTCCATTTTCTTCTTTTCTCCGGAAGCGGGATCTTCATCTTTCCGGACAGATATTGGCCGGTCAGGGATGCTGTGTCATGAATGAGGCTGTCCCAGTTGCCTTCAAACACAAGTTCGCCACCAAATTCACCGGCCAGTGGCCCGATATCAATAACATGATCGGCTGCATTGATAATTTCTTCGTCATGCTCAACCACGATAACAGTATTGCCAAGGTCTCGCAACTGAAGCAAGACTTTAATCAACCTAAGGGTATCGCGTGGGTGTAACCCAATGCTGGGTTCATCAAGGATATACATTGAACCTACCAGGCTGCTTCCAAGGCTGTTGGCCAGATTAATACGTTGTGATTCTCCTCCGGACAATGTGTTCGAAAGACGGTTCAGGGTAAGATAGCCCAGACCAACATCGCATAAATACTGCAGTCGGTTGGTAATTTCGGTAAGCAGGCGACGCGAAATTTCCATGTCACTATCATCCAGCGTCAGGTTCCTGAAATGATCCAATGCATGCGCTGCCTGCATCAACACCACATCGGTTATGGAATGGCCGTCAATTTTCACATAGGTGGCATCTTTGCGCAAACGCGTCCCTCTGCATTCAGGACAAGTAGTTTTTCCCCGGTAGCGCGACATCATCACACGGTACTGAACCTTGTAATTGTTGTCTTCTACCATTTTAAAAAACTCATGCAGCCCGCCAAAATGCTGATTGCCTGTCCAGAGCAATTCTTTTTGTTCGGCGCTGAGTTCGTAAAATGGTTTATGAATAGGAAAATCAAATTTAAATGCCGTGTGAACCAAACGGTCTTTCCATTCACTCATTTTTTCACCACGCCAGCAGGCAATGGTTTCGTCATAAATAGAGAGGGATTTATCGGGGATCACCAAATCCTCATCAATGCCGATTACAGATCCAAAACCTTCGCAGTTGCGGCAGGCGCCAAAAGGATTGTTAAAGCTGAAT is a window encoding:
- the uvrA gene encoding excinuclease ABC subunit UvrA encodes the protein MVQTDHNDYHKYIIIKGARVHNLKNLSVNIPRNRLTVITGLSGSGKSSLAFDTLYAEGQRRYVESLSAYARQFLGRMSKPEVDQIIGISPAVAIEQKVNTRNPRSTVGTSTEIYEYLKLMYARIGKTYSPVSGNLVKRHRVDDIVNYILGLPSGTKVMILAPFSLKNGRKMKEQLTVLMQQGFTRIKVKDEIIRIDELLEDAARMKKLGNTFHVLIDRVVSQEGDDPMRSRLADSIETALFEGEGKCIIESIQYETSAQQEFSNRFALDDLLFEEPTPNLFSFNNPFGACRNCEGFGSVIGIDEDLVIPDKSLSIYDETIACWRGEKMSEWKDRLVHTAFKFDFPIHKPFYELSAEQKELLWTGNQHFGGLHEFFKMVEDNNYKVQYRVMMSRYRGKTTCPECRGTRLRKDATYVKIDGHSITDVVLMQAAHALDHFRNLTLDDSDMEISRRLLTEITNRLQYLCDVGLGYLTLNRLSNTLSGGESQRINLANSLGSSLVGSMYILDEPSIGLHPRDTLRLIKVLLQLRDLGNTVIVVEHDEEIINAADHVIDIGPLAGEFGGELVFEGNWDSLIHDTASLTGQYLSGKMKIPLPEKRRKWKEFIEITGARENNLKNLQVKFPLKVLTAVTGVSGSGKTTLVKKILYSALKKIYGGNSEKTGKFDRLDGDIYSIVGIELVDQNPIGRSTRSNPATYVKAWDEVRTLFSNQPLAQMRGYKPGIFSFNIEGGRCEECEGEGVVHIEMQFMADIELTCDTCQGKRFKDEVLDVSYRDKNVSEVLDMSISQALEFFSGDAENETICQRITSKLQPLQDVGLGYLRLGQSSSTLSGGEAQRIKLASFLTKGQAVHPTLFIFDEPTTGLHYHDINKLMLAFDALIKRQHTVIVIEHNMEVIKCADWVIDLGPEGGDAGGNIVAEGTPEELTSNKQSYTGQFLAPKLLNHS